CATTTATAAGAATCACATGGCTATAATTTATCACAACATCCAgtctcattttatatgttaCATTTTGAATTTAAGAGTCAAACAAATCTATCTTTgagcttaatttttttaaaatactttgaattataaattattatgacttatagtactttttacgtagttcataaatatataaattttcattttaaaaaaattaaaaaatttcatgcgTAAATTTTCtatcaaacttaaattgtttgaGTCTCAAAACAGAAAAAGTGTCATTTAAATTGAGACCGAGAAAGAGTATATGATATATACTTACTTGGATAAATTGTTGGACCATTTGCATCAAGAATTGTTGATATTGAGAgacattataatatttttgtcttcTAAATGGGGTGTTATAATAATTTACAGCAAAATCATTTGTTCCTGCACTTATTATAAATGCTGCTTTgcttattaatatttttgtcttttcttttccaATTGAGTTTTCAAGTTTTCTTTTGTATTCTTTAAAATATTCCAGCTGTTTTTCCATCGTAATTACATCctgcaataataataataataataataataataataataatcaatatcAAATCACAATCTTGTCAATAatcaattgattaaaaaaaaagggtatAATCACTATAGATCGAACCTACGCAATTTTTACAGTATAATGATTGATTATTCACGTCTTACTGTCTAGTTATACCTATCATTTCTCTTTTTGGTATAATATAAGTAGTTTATTTTACGATAACATTCGAATcgttaatatttttgtaaaaaaattaaacgtcTACccttatacaaaaataaagttGGAACATGGTATGAAACCCTAAGTCTCTATCTAATTATATCATTACTAGAAAAGGAAAgctttctaaaaaataaatggtatttttttttatatattttaagttttataagtaaatataaaacatattatCTTAAGCATTTCGATAAATactataaaaatgaatattatcGAGATTAGCGTCGAGAGTGGAGATGAAGTATGTGTTAGTATAAGAGACTATCGatgtataatattatttatgaaatttatttttttctacttttatgatgaatatagagaaatcattttttttattaacttatatatttttatattttttaaattaaaggtTAATGCAGATAGTACAAGTTTTAGTTGTTGGGAGTAATTtacttataaagaaaaaaattcaatgcAACTATGATTCAAGTGTCAGATTATAACAGAgtatttgttctttttctttataaagaataaattttgcaagatttcaacaattttaaattaattaatgcacctaataaattactataaagttgattatttgtaattttttgaatttttaattaccATTATGTTACAACTACACTAGTCAACAATGATTTATTTAAGGGAAGTCAATTAATATCCTTCCATCGAAATCTCAGATCGcgcaataataaatattttaattatatcgCTAGTTTTATTAtacgaaataaataaataagagagACGTACGACTAATTGAGCTGTGAGAGGGTCAAAGCCAGAGCTACCCGAGGCAAAACTAACTCCGGTCATGAGTTCGTCCAAGCTAAGACTCGGGTCTAAATAAGGTGGCACGAAATCTTTGATTCCCACATACCAAGCTGttacaaaaatttataatattatttaaattatatacattgacagtttcactttttttttaaaaaaaataccataacaattagataaaatataaaaaaaaaaaactctaaaatctatgtatatatattggtgATTATATAGAAATTCTTTTTAAGTAACACTCAAACAAAAATcctcttttttcaaaataatttaactttaaacttttaattatatCTTAATGACACGATTTATcatcacaaaaaatcaaaataactatattctattaattttcttgaccacatattttttatataaagtatttctttttctttgttaaatTTCATGTTCGACCAAAATATGTAAAATGAAAATGTAGCTCATAATACATCTTAAATGATATGATAGAGcaaaatttacattttaatgTAAAACTAGATCACCCTGTAACAGTATTTCATTATAATGATTACGTTTTCAATAAAAGTACTATTTCCCCTATCTATGTACATGAGTAATGCTACGTACACGATgcaatcataaatatttttgactaTATGTACGTACGTACCTAAGTAAGCAAGATCTCCTTGTAACAGTATTTCATTATAATGATCACGTATTCAATGAAAGTACTATTTCCCCtatctatgtacatgaataaTGCTATACGTACACGATgcaatcataaatattttttactatatatgtACGTACGTACCTAAGTAATCTGTAACGAGACGACCATTAGTGAACCTCCCGGTGGGAACGTGGTTCGAGAAATCGCGACCGTAGGGCGGAAAATCGCACTTTGCGATGGTGTTTATGTAGTTGTTGTTGCCGGAATCAACCGTGGAATCTCCGAACACAAAAACAGCTGAAACTGTATTGTTAAATGGCCTTggcaattttttataattattattattattattattatttaataataatgttCGACCTTGAgttttattttggaaaataataATGAGAAGAATGGGCAAAAAGAGAATAATTTTACAAGGAAAAATCATTGTTGAAGAATAATAATtgggagagaaaaaaaaattgttgaaaaaattaGAATGAGTTTTTTGGTCTATTATAATGTGTTGTATATATAatggcaaaaaaaaataaaaaattgttgtgTGTAGGTACTATTAATAATAGCAGTGGACctctataaaaatttaaaatatatagtacTTTTTTAGATCCTTTCTCTTTTCGGATTATTTTAAAGATCTTTCGTAcgatatttaattttgaaatt
The sequence above is a segment of the Solanum lycopersicum chromosome 10, SLM_r2.1 genome. Coding sequences within it:
- the LOC101255540 gene encoding GDSL esterase/lipase At5g45960-like isoform X1, with product MIFPCKIILFLPILLIIIFQNKTQGRTLLLNNNNNNNNYKKLPRPFNNTVSAVFVFGDSTVDSGNNNYINTIAKCDFPPYGRDFSNHVPTGRFTNGRLVTDYLAWYVGIKDFVPPYLDPSLSLDELMTGVSFASGSSGFDPLTAQLVDVITMEKQLEYFKEYKRKLENSIGKEKTKILISKAAFIISAGTNDFAVNYYNTPFRRQKYYNVSQYQQFLMQMVQQFIQGLMNEGARVIGVAGVPPFGCLPIVITIDSGDALQPRRCIESYSAVAREYNSLLQRLLKTMEIDGTKLFYVDIYSPINDMIQNPIKYGFSEVTMGCCGSGLIEASILCNPKSIVCNNPSNHMFWDAVHPSEATYYNVFKAIRPSIDFAINQL